One Magnolia sinica isolate HGM2019 chromosome 2, MsV1, whole genome shotgun sequence genomic window, cgagaattggaaagaaaAACCCggaaaaagagatgatgaatgtctgcaGATTTGAAAgttcctccttttgaagacaatgttatttagcagcttccttccttaattcctgtaaacaaaaagaaaacaaaaataaattaaatttcctaaaataatgctagaaaagaaatcctaagcaacggttaatttctaaaaagaaagtttctaatcttagaaataaaagccaagttagtttctaaaaagggaaaatttctaaaaaaaataggaaattagaaaataagagagaaactttctaaaaaaataaaacctaaagacttttctaataataaaacctaaactagaaaatagaaagttacttgaaagaagaatcagaatctagaattaggaaatagtaaatttctaaaaataaaaaaataaaaaaataaaaataaaataaaataaaataaataaataaaaaagcctagaaatagaaactttctaaaaaaataaaaccttaattctaaaactagaaattagaaaaaaatagaaaatttggaaagagattaccgaattagtagtttatgtcaggtccctacaaaacaggaaataggttagtttcaaaaaaatttaacctaaagttagtaaaaacctaagactatgaattatgataagagagaatcctaaatccaattggacccacggcgccaaaaacttgatgttttatttaaaccaacacgatttaaatgatttttaaactcgcaagtatacgaatcagatgtagatacggtacgtattacgagatcgttcccacgaggactggtcgtcacaattcaaatctatgattctccttaactaatccaacaaataatggaatgaattactaaacacaattttatgaaaaatgattaattaagaacagggaagaaaattcaatcgagagagagcactaggactttcgaatccacccctaattatcctaacccttgttttgtctctgttgattcaccttgatctagattgataccacttatacagaggaAGCAGAATCTGTGTCCTTattcgggcatacaaactgtctaattcctgtaagcaatgccatgaatggcatatcccatatccttggtcgggtacatggaatgtacattcattaaagcaccttgTTTCTGCCTCTATAGGacacttgttcttgatcagacacaagtacctataataagaATCCAaataacatccatatatatactttaatcaagttcatagatggagaagtatagaatttaaacccataaagcccacttaaagaaagaaacaaattaattgaaattaaaattaaatcaaccaatacaagatcTAATCAATTTAAGTTCTTCATCTCATCCCTAGCTGAGAGTTTTGTGACCAATAaaaccataaaaaatattaaataaaattcataaaaaaacgtcaaaccacacaatctctctctcttttctttcttctctttcttctctcccttgcttcagatctggaatcccctggttctgaatgactttcccacgtccaaaactacCCTTCTATAGCCTGAGGTCGgtgcagagtcgtagaaggactcgaagtgcaattttttgcagccgtgatcggtgggccccacagaggcattttctggaaaatctaccccgtccattggattcaggacgaaatttcagtcaagaataggtagttttgaaggtccattagtgcggcccagagaagaaaatacaaaaagatcagttttgaacgtcgccgggtagcccttttgtgacctctgtagctcacacgtgtgcatgcatggacacaagatgaaaacatggttttgtagttgtcgaagcactctacaagatggacggctcggatcggccgtacgggtgacgtacggggcccacaatccttcgcaaaaacggccagcggtcgtccgttacgcggacgcgaaaccacttccgtggcaatggtgggacccattttgataattatttcaataatccactccatccattgcatggaggatgaaaaaacggctaggaatgcccaatttcgagttagagttgtggtggcccacggagttttgaactcaccgtccgttttgcgttttttcagcggtcaacgtctgtacacatgcatggaaccaaacggacatctaggcgatgacaatatcggccccaggaagcggatggacggtttggattgtccatttggacactaggtgggccccacaaccgacgaccgcggttcGGTTCGCGGAGCGTTGGAAACGGAAATTTTCTGTTTTTAAGAAAGAGTTGGGGTCAGCGTTGCTGACCCGACGCAGGTCGTTCGGTATACGggcggtgcacatgtgcactatgtacacatgctatacatatgggatccactgtgatggtttcgagaaatccaatccatccatcctgtttctcaacttatttaaaccgtcaatacaaaggttgaggcagttccaaatatcaggtgggccccaatttagagattaataggttgatctgtccgttggaccacttcccgagatcttctatggctgaaatttaatatgtacggttaatttacggccctcatcctatgtatgaagtttcgaactgattggatagcaggaaccatgtgatcttgcattctggacccttttcgggcccctttggcttgctttcctcagatctcaggtgtgtaaaatcttcattattggttctctggagtctatcctgtgctctggagactttggatcatgaaatccatgcctttaacatcaattttcaattaacgctcctgacttcatcctgtaacaaaaatacaattaaaatactccattaagcattatcatatacgtaaaatctggtaattactggggtctgatatgcaatatttgaccctgatcatgCATTAATCAGCAGATCTGGATTTAACTTTCTTTCCTTACGGAGGCTGTTAGATTTTCAGGATTTGTATAAAGATTGTTGATGTACGCCCCATGTGATGTGTCTGAATGCATCGGTGTTGCTTTGCCTTTGTCCCAATTTAGGATCATCAACACGTTTGGTCCTATTGAGACTCCATACACATTGTGAAATAACATCATCCATGTGGATCCCATGTTTTACGGGCCACTTTGACGAAACTAACAACCAATAAAATAGAATTTGGGGTAAGAATGGGTCAGGTTTCGTTGCAACCTGTTTACTAATTACATCTTGTTTTAATTTGATACTTTCAAAGAAGTAACCTTTTAAACTTATTTaagttaataaattatttttttatttaagttaATTTGAAAATATAAATTATGCGATGAAAGCTACTTATCTTTGtaagtgttttttttaaaaactttataaTTAACATTTTACTTTTCTACTTATCTCTAAGCTTTGCATATTGATAAATGGTCCGTATCAGAGAAGGCCCCATATTATGGATGGTCCTCAATGAAagtagggcccacacaatgggcattccacatcaaaggtgggccccacatgatcgatGATCCATATTAACATAGGTCCACATAATAGATCGTCCCATATTAACATAGGTTGggtcctaatgatgaatggcctgcaTCATCTCGCATCCAATGCaagacccacatgatgaacagcCTACATTAAAGGCGGGGCCCACACAATAGATGGTCCACCTCAAAGGTGAGCTCCATAAGATGGGTTGTGGATCTTGAAGGTatgccccatatgatggatgatctacatcaagttggggcccatatactggatggtccacataaaaggttggccctcaatgatgaatggcccacatccaggGCGGGCCATGCCAATGGGCAGCCCACATCAAAGGGGAAGCCCACACAATGGGCGGTGGATACTGAAGGTGGCCGCACATGATGGACACTAAATTGATGGTGACCCCACATGATCTATGatccatattaaggtgggccccacatggggagAGTTCACATCGAAAGTTGGCCCCTGATGATAAATGacccacattcaaggtgggccctgcataatgGACAACTCACTTTGAAGTTTGGatctatatgatggatggtccacattaaaagtGAGCTTCACATTATGGATGCCTAAATCCAATATCCAATATGATGGACACCATCaaccaaggtggccccacatgatggatagtccacatcaaaggtgggccgcaAGGTGGATGGTCGGCATGCATTGAAGGTTGGCTTCACTCAATAGATGGTTCACATTGAACACAGGCCATGGTGGGTATATAATAATAAAGGGTACACGTCAAATGTTGGCCCATCATTAACGGTGGACCAAACAAAATTAAGGGATAAATATTTATCTTGATATAAATACTTTTCCCATTTATTcaactagaaaaagaaaaaagaaaaagaaaaaaaagaaggaaatctgCTATGCTAGCACACATTTTCGGGATCACAAGGTTCCTTGCATTTCTGATTCATACAATTGCATTTCTTCTGGACTATTACGGTTACAAAGTTTTCTCAACACACAACGAACAACACCATAAAGCTGACATGGCAAACTAGCTTGCCTTGTTTTGGGCCTATTTGGTCTGTAAACAAGGTGTTGGTAGCAGATGTTCTAAAGAAGATGTGTTTGAAATGGAAATAAGATGAGTGCTTGTTCATCAACAATATCATTTAGCTCGATTAGCTTGTACAGAGAGGGCAAGGAATTCCTTAAGGTACTTGTTGTAGACGCAAGGTCGTTCCAGATGAACGAGGTGACCTGCCTTCTTTATGCTTTGGAGTGTAGCCTGGTCACCCAATTGCCTGTTGAATTATCACActaattaggttttaggtatttAATAACAAGTTAATTTGTGATTAGGCgcgcacgcgcgcacacacacacacacacacacacacacacacacacacacacacacacacatatatatatatatatatatatatatatatatatatatatgttctcgATCCCCCCCCTAAAAAGCCCTTCCATTTTGGTTCAACGGTCAGTCAGACCAACCACCTAGCCATCTATCCTTTGGCCTTTCCATGGTTGAACGTGGAAGGATCCTTAGTCCTCCCCCTGTTGGATGAATTGAATGCCACCAATTGAAGGGCTAGCTCCATCGTCCAGTCAAGGGAATTTCTGGGGGAATGGCCCATccactgtggggtccatcttaTCAATACCGTACAGATAATTCAGTCCTAGGTCTCATTTGCAGAAAGATGATGACCCGGTGATACTGTCCATATCTTTACTATACTCTTTTTAAGGGTCAGAAATCCAGTCCTAAttcagaaagaaagaaaaagaagaagaaacaagagAGAAGAAACAAAGGGAGGCTTGGCTAGTAACTTACTCTTTCATATTCTTGGCAAGCTCGATGTTGAAAATCTGATCGTTCTCACCCCATAACAGAAGTATTGTCTGACAACcggtataaaaaaaataaaaataaataaataaattaaaaaaaaaaaaatcactttattTCCTTCTCCAAGAATATAAGCTACGGagatccaatcattaggtgggcctcaccatggaaaACGGTGGATGGGCACCTCATTTGTTCCAAAATACATGGGTGGCCCACTTAGACGAATGGATGCCCACCTATCTGATTTTTTCACcatttgaataggttggataggaTATCCAATATACATGATAGATGTGATCAAAGGAGTTGTGGCTTTATACCTGGGAGAAGTTGGGGATGGTAGCATCTTTATTGCTGATTACCAAACCATCGAGTAGTTCACCTCTTTCCTTTCTGTTAGtaaacatcacctgcatcattaaTTGTTCATTCATTTAATCAACCAAACCGAACCATGGTATCACTACCTCCTGCACGAGGGGCCTGCTGGTTCAAACATGGAACCCTCCagctggtaggccccacctttgattgacCACAGCCCAAAATTCTCACCTAGCAGTCACCTGGTCACTTAAATGGATGGTAGAATAGAAGGTCACCGGTGGTCCATGCATGTTCAAGTGAGAATTTTCTGCACAACTGACTGCCTAACTACTGGGGATTTTGAACTAATCATTTGGAATCTTAGATGTATCCCACCCACAATGCGGATTTGAATCACTTGTTGAGAATAATTTTCAAGTCTTAATTTAATTAAGATAGTTATTAAGTTTTGGTTGAGTTAATTAAAAAAGGAAGGATGAAAATTTACATGGACGGTCAGCATCTCCAATGAATAGAGTATAGAGATGTAGACTGTGTGCAGGGTGTGGTACAGGATGGATGCAGGGATAGTTAGCCAAAGAAAATTCCTTTTtcattggacttttttttttttttggtcttgatCAATGCCGGTTGGTTAGTTGGCCAACTTACATTTGACTTCAAATGAAGTGAGGCCTACTTCCTATCATGCTTCCGACGACCATGGGGGTCCACTCCACTGCCCACCAACTCAATTCGAATTCGAAAACATTTTTGGTTTCGAGTGTGAGGCCGTTAGCCAAATCAGGTGAAGTGCAAGTAAGGAAATGGTGACGTGGAGTGGACCATCGATGAGGAGGGAGTCTAGGTGGATGGAATGgaattgaagagagagagagagagagagagagagagagagagagagagagagagagagagagagagagagagagagagagagagagaggcatataCTATACCTGTAGGTAGTCTCGGTAGAGTCGATTGGGCATCCATATCTTCTTGTAGGCAGCAAGAGAGAAGAGTGCTTTGAGACCCTTGACGTCAGATGGCAGAAGCAGGTCAGAAGATGATGAGAATCCGAGGCGTTGGAGGGTGGTTTGAGAGATGGAGTCGGTCATGGCCAGGATAGAGCCTGAAATGACCAAGGAAGAAACAAGGGAGGGATGTAACTGGGCCATCTTGAAGGCGACCATACCACCGTAGCTGAAGCCGACGACGGTGCAGCTATGTACACCAAGTTCCCCCTGAAGAGCCTTGGCCAGGCAGTGGGCTTGGAATGCGGGGGACCTATCAGTGCTGGAGGTGGTCGATTCCCCAAAGAAGAAGAGATCTGGGATGTACACGTTATACTTGCTGGTGAGAGCACCCACCTGGAACTGCCATGTAACGATGCCATCGGCCGCGAACCCATGAATCAACACCACTGCTCCCTTCTTCTCCACCTCCTTATTCTTATTTCTTTTACTTGGGGATGGGGCCCAAAAGTTCATCACCGTTCCCGGTTCGATCTCCACCGACTGTGGCCTCAACCCCGCCATCTTCATCAGCCCATGCAAGAGCGGCTTTTGTGCTGCCACCAAgttcaccatctctctctctctctctctctctctctctctctcctctgacTTTAGGGATGCAGCTAAATTCCTCTTATAAAGAAGATGAACGAACGATGGGATGCgtgtaaaagagagagagacagagtcGCAGCTCTTGGTGGGAAGTAGTTGTCGGTTTAAGGCGGTAGTTGGATATTTCACCTTCTAATTGAGACTTGCATTTTCTTTGTTTGTCACTTATAAAGAAATTTAAGCAGATGTATGCCCCACCAACACATGTCTCTATTTGTTCGCACCAAATCTTTCTTTATTTCCCCGTCTTTCGTTATCTCCGATGTATTTGATCAACCGCACCGCCTACCCGACTTTTATTATGTACGCGGATTGTGTCCAACCCgctcgtctctagccacgaagATGCAGTTATCTGGtcggacccaccattatgtatctatttatccatgccgttcatcacttctcttatatcattttaagctatgaccacaaaaatgaatcagatctgattcttaagtggaccacacaacagatggctcttgcatttaatgcaacacaagcttattatttggtgtggtccacttgaacgttggatctgcatcatttttatgaACATCCGTTAAAAGGAtctgagaaaaggaatggacagcatggataaacagatacataacggtgggctgtTTGTGGCTAGAGATGGGCAGGGCAATCTACGTCCCCTTTTATATACATAAATTCGTTACATGACCCTAACATATGGTCCAACCGGTGCATATAAATGCTCACCAGCACACCTGCGCACCTTCCGGGACCAACTGAAAACTTGATAAAATAAATCTCTGGTAGACAAATAGAAACAGTTTCTTCTTTTGATTTGCCTCTATCCTTATTATAGCTTACTAAAGTTTTGAAGCAGGACAAAAGTTATTGAAGATGGGTTTGAGAATTAGAactgtgttcatgaatcaagcgtagattttcctaatctctacaagtggatcattgaaAGCCCTAATTCCTATCtttaatttcattagttttactcactttaatcataattaaattttcaattatttcagatttagattttatTGTCGCCTAATTCTACTtttagttacttttagattacatacaaggttcagtccccaTAAATTTGACTTCgatcttaccaagtttattactacatcacagccctaTACTTGGAGTGTAAACAACGTGTACCACATCACATAGATCATTCAAATTTTGTGGTCATGACAGGCCTACGCGGTGATTCAAATAAGGCGCGCGGGAGAGCAGGGCATATTTATAGAGAGAAATGCCACTTGAACATCTTTCGAACACTTGTCTTTTTCACAAAATCTAAATGGTTCATATGATGCAGCAACCCTTAAAACCTTATAAATTCAACTTTAGGAGTGAttcaaaattctagtgggccatgacaaagggaaatagtttcctcccttgatttgtctctatctttgttatggcccaccacaGTTTTAAATCATGCCAAAAGTTGCTTTTACAGGTTTCAAGTGGTGcttcatcacatggaccatttagattttttttttttcctaggacACATGTGCTGATCAGCTTAAGGAGGTGCTTACAAGTAGTCAGCTAAGACGTCGCGGAGGAGAGCAGATCTCTCTCTATATTTCTGCCAACACACAACTTATTGCCTGATTTAAGCACTAAGTAATGGCAATAAATGTTCCACATGGAATGTTATTTCAAAGGGCATAAGaaacgggcgcggattagctactgaccggttgagtagcgagactctcaACTGAAGTGAGGTCAtcaagttacgtgggccccaccatgatgaatgttttgtatccacactgtccatacattttgagatatcattttagggcatgatacaaagaatgagtcagatccaaggctggagtggaccctaccacagaaaacagcggagagagtgacgcccaccattgaaaccttctgaaggtccaccatgatgtgtatttgagatccaacctgttcatgtgttaacgcagacatgaaaggaggaaaaacacaaatatcagcttgatcgaaaacttttgttacccttagaaatttttaatgccGGACGTCACtctcaccactattttctgtggtggggtccactcgagctttggatctaactcagtTTGTataatgccctaatatgatctctccaaatgaatggacggtgtggatacaaaacatacatcatgatggagctaTACACCTCACTATCAGTACACGCTCCTCTGGTAGCCACCCTCATTGGGGAATgggtaccaagacctcaagtgttgaaacaaggtatctttactcaccctaccacttgagctatgaaaCAGGGTGTATCACTAATGGCCCCATAAAAGCCCAGGGTAAACACTGGTTTAGCCTAGTCGGATCACATGTCAGTCTAATTTTCTGGCTGCAGGCTATGGTCAAAGTGGATCTCATGTGCACATTAAAGTGGACCCATAAAAATAAAGGATGGCCCATGTAAAAGAATCACTGGAACTTCGATTGCGCGGGGTAGAAAATGGTGACGTGGCAAAGTTCATGAGAGCCCCACCAGGatgcgtgtgttatatccactctgtgcatccattttttttttttacggcagatccaaaggtcaagtggaccacaccacaaaaagcagtgagtCTTGAAcactgaccattgaaaacttctcacgGTCAATAGTAGTTTTGgatctatttgtgttttccctttatccaggtctttatgaccttattacgaggttggatggaaataatcttcatagtgggccctaggaaggttccaacggtgggcatcattgccCCACTGCTGTCTgtggtggtctacttgagctttggatctgcaccATTTTTAAGCACCTACCTAAaacgatctgaaaaaatggatgaacggtgtggatatagcacatacatcatgatgggcgcGGAACGTTGCCATGTCAACTCTGTACGGACGAATGCGTATTGCGTTCTACCCGCCTGTTACGGCTAGGAACGGATAGGGCTTCTGAggggccattgtaatgtatgggctttatccacactgtctatccatttcacCGTACGATTTTATGGTACAGGCCCAAAATTTAGGTAgatacaaggcttaagtggaccatacaatgaGGATTATGTTGCAAAAagttgattttaatatatatatatatataatattatattcaaaaaagtgtttgaaaaacacattttttcatggttttgggaatagtcccacattggaaaaagagaaagaatttTTGTGGTTTATACGAGGAGtatggagtattataatacttatcCACATGGTCCAAAGGAGAATGGAACTTGCTTGTTCCAGTGACACCTGCGCACGCACTCGCGCTCggtctcggtgcgagggcgtgggcatgtgaggcaatgtggttgtagaggcgctaatggcgcactttgcactttgcacggGTCGCTCTCTTTGCAAACTGGAAACTATAACAGTTGTGCCATTAGTGCAGAGACCAActataactgctgcatggctagcccaacagctagaaaacgactagctgctgtctcacaacagtcacatGCAGCAGTGGTTatggctcatgcacaacagtcagaaaacggctagttttccaacagctagaaatgacttaatgaGAGTTATTTCCCTAGACCATAACCCCCCAGCCACCACATCCTATATAAACAGGGTTTGAACGGGTTTCCAAACTATCTCAACACACTCCAGCAATACCAATACGAATCAAAGTCTCTCTTCTCTCACAAACTAAGAATCATCAATATAACAAGGTTGATCAAAACCATTGCTTGAAGaatagaccagcggtgtggtctagaacggttcaactgaaccattAGTTGAAGaattgaccagtgcagtggtccaaatcaatatttctttccaaatcaatatttctttctcttttcttctgggatttcttcttttctgttttttctgTCAGACtgtgtgtaacagagttccattagtgggccttcgtgtttgaaCACAGACCCACATCAGGTTCATCGTATCTTAAAAGTGGTTTGCCTATAACCTATTAGCATACTCAATTCATATGAGTAGggacaaataacgctttaaggacagcgtcccAGACATGCTTCGGCCTATCCTATTCAAAACAATTTtatttttcggtttccacattatacaggaaaattattaatctgtataattttcgacaatcttaaagcgttattttatGGAGGCCGACAGTATTTCATTCATCAAGTTTATGAAttaggacttgatacgtcttgatcagttcaatggaaccaattttacgagaTGACAAGACAAGTTCAAATTTCTTTTGACGATAttgaagatctactacatattatatccaaatctgcaagcactacctgaagcatctgacaaaaACACAGCTGAACAGGCGGCTGCCCGCACCAAACGAGCTGAAAACGAACTTTTGTGTTTATGACACATTCTAAACGTGCTCTCTGACCGCCTGTACaatctgtaccaacagacatcatcagcaaaggagatctgggctgCTCTGGAGTTCAAATATAAGGCTGAAGAAGACGGTACCAACAAATTCCTCATCGTTaagtattttgacttcaacatggtagataacaaactgctactgccccaaatccaagaactgcagctaatagtaaacaaaattaaAGCCATCAAaattcctgaatcattccaagtcggggctataatagCTAAATtaccaccgatgtggaaagactatagaaagaagttgcatAAGACtaaggactacacactggaacaaatttAGAAACAtttcagaattgaggaagaatcccgtaaccgcgacagaaagaatgataacggaaatgcctcgtccaaggtacatgcagtagagaacactaataacaagaatTCCGAGAAgaacgattccctgaaacccaataaagagaaattcaagaaaaatgcccaaaagaag contains:
- the LOC131237976 gene encoding uncharacterized protein LOC131237976 — translated: MVNLVAAQKPLLHGLMKMAGLRPQSVEIEPGTVMNFWAPSPSKRNKNKEVEKKGAVVLIHGFAADGIVTWQFQVGALTSKYNVYIPDLFFFGESTTSSTDRSPAFQAHCLAKALQGELGVHSCTVVGFSYGGMVAFKMAQLHPSLVSSLVISGSILAMTDSISQTTLQRLGFSSSSDLLLPSDVKGLKALFSLAAYKKIWMPNRLYRDYLQVMFTNRKERGELLDGLVISNKDATIPNFSQTILLLWGENDQIFNIELAKNMKEQLGDQATLQSIKKAGHLVHLERPCVYNKYLKEFLALSVQANRAK